A segment of the Lolium perenne isolate Kyuss_39 chromosome 3, Kyuss_2.0, whole genome shotgun sequence genome:
gtgataaaaatacattgcaatcataaagagatataaataagcacttcactgtgccattcataacagtgaataagtattctgtgaaatatagcctaagagacccacacggtgcacacactgtcacctttacacacgtgggacaaggagtctccggagatcacatgagtaaaattcacttgactagcataacgacatctagattacaagcatcatcatatgaatctcaatcatgtaaggcagctcatgagatcattgtattgaagtacataggagagagatgaaccacatagctaccggtacagccccgagcctcgatggagaactactccctcctcatgggagtagcagcggtgatgaagatggcggtggagatggcagcggtgtcgatggagaagccttccgggggcacttccccgttccggcggcgtgccggaacagagactcctgtcccccagatcttggcttcgcgatggcggtggctctggaaggtttccgtgggtttcgtcgaacgtctcagggttttcgcgacggaggctttaagtaggcggaaaggcggcgtcagagggtctctggtggggccacaccctagggtggcgcgcccacccccctggccgcgccgccttgtggggtggggcccccctggcccccctctgaccctccttcggtgctctggaagcttccgggaaaaatagggttctgggcgttgatttcgtccgattccgagaatatttccttactaggatttttgaaaccaaaaacagcagaaaacaggaactggcactgcggcatctcgtcaataggttagttccagaaaatgcataaatatgacataaaatgtgcatataacatgtagatatcatcaataatgtgtcatggaacataagaaattatcgatacgtcggagacgtatcagatgcgacggctgccccgagtcctccaccgactggtggtccttttgggcccgatagccagcccgacagtcagcccgagagtcagcacgacaacgcgttggacatcgatcaagctccaatcgatacgttcatcgctgagatggagggcgacggggtttctccttacaagccacccgccgatcgtacgctaaagaagaagttgttcctttcacaagaaactcccgagcaggaagacactaccgccttcaccgctccaccccgagttgggcttaccccgaggacactccttggtgcgaccacggagggtatgaaacaaaacgccactcccagttgcagtaagaagaaggccaggaagcggaagaagtccggagatgttgccgcaagcaagaaagtggttaatgacaagttgccgaccccgtggaggaagaTGCATCACCTAGGCCAGCCTATGCTGCCGGCACACATTGTCCAGAAGGTGACGcctgatatgaggagcttgcatgatgttgttctaatgaaggaggacctacttcttcgagatagaaatccctcgtacccggttttgacggccaaggtgcctagtggctttggctttgtcaccacataccctgcggacttgatgttcattcgatatgaagacatcttcaggctcttgaacatgcaacagctcgactgaaacttggtccgcctcctatcgctcagcatggcgcacgatatcgccatggagaacacagcggacatcgctatcatggaccccttctacatgactccaactgtcgtccagaacgaacaagtgtttctagcgaagtacatcaaggatttcttggtgttaaacaaggataagaaattctttgccataccatatttccgcgagtaagtatttggttactagagtaccctctattacattctttcatgaatttccttcatagttgatcgagtatgatggtttatttccattttgcgcagattcaagtactgcaccctcctcctctttcacccgtatcattcacatgtcagttacctcgactccgggcttgatccggacaaggacttcaccgaccttaagtctacacttgataaagccctcagcggcttcatagccgaggttggcatcgacaaaatcaggcatgagaagaaagtgaaaggttgctatgtgtgcaaccacataaccaagttcccctgcctcaagcaatcgacgcatgacaatgggatggaggcctggtttgccatcctacagatgaggtcgattgtaaggtctcagaacgatctcttgttgccatccagtcttcagcggatgttcgtgaacatggcggacaccaccgatgaaaacgtgagagccgagttccgtgccatccagcggaccatttgcacaatactctggagggatgtctgcggtaatggtggcttgttccactatggtcccgcactttctaaggccgagatagaaggccgattagaagatggatgtgacgacagaatattcaacacgctcgagggcatccgtcccttcccgccgaagccgacttgactcaaacacttttgtcctttgcaaatgttagtcataaaattacttaagtaatttccatgctttttctttgcactactctatgttatatctctctctactaatgtactaacaactttcatttcttttttttgtgtttgcatagatgacgtactatgtcgtccaccacggcagggttcctggagtctacgaggactgggaagactgtaggaggcaggtccaccgtttcagcggcaacagctacaaggcgtacaccactttggaggaggcggaaactcgatacgccaactttcgagcgggacagaggagggagatgtggaggacccctttcatcgtgatgatgcttgccgccaccgtctctctagtttattatgtcattgttgtttagctaggtcATCGACACTGGACTTATATGTATTTCTGTAACATGTGCTACTTCGAGTCGTGATGTTTGAACTATGGTCGACACTTGTGTTATTGATGCATATGCATGCATGTTATGGACATTTCGGGACTTTCTAATGATGTGTATCATTGCCAATGATGTGTATCTTGCTAATGATGTCTATTTTGCTGTCATTCTGGTAATTGCATGTATATTCTGTGTATATGCTATGAATTCTGGTGTATATACTGTGAAATTCGAGTTTTATTTTTTTACTCCTGCTAATGTTAACGCTGGCGAAATGTACATGTATCCCTGGTGTTTTGCAATCGCCAGCACTACAGCCTGATTCCCCTGGCGAAATGATAAGACGCCGGCGGTAAGACTAACCCCGGCGAATTGACAACACTTAACCCCGGCAAATTggtaaaacgccggcggtaacggcACTTACCACCGGCGAATTGGGAGGCGCCGACGATGAGGCgctaccaccggcgaggtgatcgccggcgaatgcaAAAAACGCCGGCGGTAGGCCATTTCAGGACGCCGGCGGTAGGCCATTTCCTAGTAGTGCTCGGCGGCCTCCTATCTTTTACACGTGACATTGTGGTCTTCGTTCTCGGTACTTGTTGGCTACTGGTAGGATCGGCGCTCCACGGCCCGGAGCGGGAGGGCAGGCGGCCCTTCCAGCAACAACTTGGTGGTACGAGACGACGATGTCCGGTGGCTTCACAAGGAGGCGGGGTCTCAACTTTAGTCGGTTGTTTCGGTTGTATTGTGGAGGGTGTGGCATCTCCTGTACTTTCATTTTATTTTTGTGGTCTGCTTTGTAAGAGGTTTCCCTCTCTACCTTATATCGGTTTGGCCGTGTGTGGCTTTAGTTATAAagtggggcgaaagcctatttcgaggaaaaCTTGCCAAAGAGGCATCGCGCTTTTTTCTGGATCGGGAAAAACTCGTGTTCTGGTGCTCGCTGTCTAATTGCTTGGGATAAACTTGTGTTGTCTAAGCAGGAAGGTAGTTTCGACATCAAGGATCTCCACCGACAGAACAGGTGTTTGCTGCTCAACTTCATCCACCAACTACACAGCCGTGATCCACTTCCCTGGAAAATCTGGGTTTTCTCTCACACAGATCTGGACTTGGGGGAGCTTTCAAGTTCCCGCTCGTTCCTTGAGCGGATCGTCGCTGAGTGTCTCCCACTCTACCGAGCCGTCACGCGGGTGACGGTGGTCTCTGGCTGCTCCACCTCTTTTTGGCATGACAGGTGGCTACCCGGGGGACCGCTAGCGACGCGGTTCCCTGCTCTGTACTCCCACTGTACCCGTCCCTAGGCGACCGTGGCGACGGTCGCCCGTCTCGGCATCGCCTTGCGGCCCGCATGACTTCGGCCGCGGAGGAGGAGCTCTCCGTTGCTCTCCGGCTCGCGCACAACGTCACGCTCCGAGACGGTCCGGACCTGAGGTGCATGGACTCCTCCTCAGCGCCACGCTTCTGCACCCGGCAGGCATACCGCTTGCTTTCGTCGAAGCACCCGCTGGACTCCTCGTCCAGTATCTCCTGGGCCCTGCGTCTTCCTTCGAAGGTGAAGCTGTTCGCCTACCTCGCCGACATCGACCATCTGAGTTCTCGCGCCAACCTCTTCACCAAGAGCTGCGCGTCGTCTGCAGGGTGCACAGCCTACCCCTCGACTGCTAGGCACTTATTCTTCGACTGCCCCGTCTCGGCGAGGATTTGGAGACGGCTGGATGTCCCAATCCTAGCTGGGCTGTTTTCGGTCTGGGACCTGCCGGCCCCTTTCCCCCTCACGTTGGACATTTGGCGGGCTGGCGTCGTGGTGACCCTCTGGAGCATCTGGAAGGCGCGCAATGATTTGGTGTTCAACGCCAAGAGCTCTACCTCGACGCTTGTTCATAGGCGGGCTTGCGATGACCTCtcactttggcgatggtggtatcGGGTGGCTGACCGTCCCATGATAGACTTGCTTCGATCTTTCATCCTCTCCCGCCTGTGGGATAGCTAGAGTGATcaccctctcctctctctccagCATGTACTTCCCCTTGTGTACATACAGATCCTTGGCCTTTTCGAGTAATGGAATAACAAACGGTGgggaatccccccccccccccccatcaaCCTCGAAAGAAAAAACTTGCCAAAGATTGAGATGTGTTATTGGGGGTGCATGAAATAGTTAATTGCTT
Coding sequences within it:
- the LOC139837806 gene encoding uncharacterized protein — its product is MTSAAEEELSVALRLAHNVTLRDGPDLRCMDSSSAPRFCTRQAYRLLSSKHPLDSSSSISWALRLPSKVKLFAYLADIDHLSSRANLFTKSCASSAGCTAYPSTARHLFFDCPVSARIWRRLDVPILAGLFSVWDLPAPFPLTLDIWRAGVVVTLWSIWKARNDLVFNAKSSTSTLVHRRACDDLSLWRWWYRVADRPMIDLLRSFILSRLWDS